One window of Phycodurus eques isolate BA_2022a chromosome 8, UOR_Pequ_1.1, whole genome shotgun sequence genomic DNA carries:
- the LOC133406840 gene encoding profilin-1-like, producing MSWQSYVDTLIGDGFICQDAAVVGYEMDKSVWASYCPSSFATITPEQIDMLLSENRESLLIHGVTLGNVKCSVLRDSFDVDGDWTMDLRTKDAGGGPTYNITIAKSLKAFVVVMGKGGVHGGKPHIKAQDMASYLRKAGY from the exons atgtccTGGCAAAGCTACGTGGACACACTGATTGGCGATGGTTTCATCTGCCAGGACGCGGCCGTTGTTGGGTACGAAATGGACAAATCTGTCTGGGCATCATATTGCCCCAGCAGTTTTGCCACCATCACG cCTGAACAAATTGACATGTTGTTGTCAGAGAATCGTGAATCTTTATTAATCCATGGGGTGACCTTAGGCAACGTAAAATGCTCCGTACTCCGAGATAGTTTCGATGTGGATGGTGATTGGACGATGGACCTCCGGACAAAGGATGCAGGAGGAGGGCCCACATACAATATTACTATAGCCAAATCTTTAAAAG CATTTGTTGTCGTCATGGGGAAAGGTGGTGTCCATGGAGGGAAACCCCACATCAAAGCACAAGATATGGCATCCTACCTGAGGAAGGCTGGATACTAA